A genomic region of Arachis hypogaea cultivar Tifrunner chromosome 5, arahy.Tifrunner.gnm2.J5K5, whole genome shotgun sequence contains the following coding sequences:
- the LOC112802792 gene encoding probable transcriptional regulator SLK2 isoform X1, whose protein sequence is MAPSRVAGGLTQSSSGSGIFFQGDGQSQSVVNSHISSSFGNSSNAVPGAGRSHLGPVSGDMNNAVLNSVANSAPSVGASSLVTDANSAFSGGPHLQRSASINTDSYLRLPASPMSFTSNNVSISGSSVMDGSSVVQQSSHQDQNVQPLQQNQQHGASSAMSMPGSQSAPSPLPMGAQIPGSFMQNTDNLSQLSKKPRLDIKQEDLMQQQVIQQLLQRQDTMQYQGRNPQIQALIQQQQRLRQQHILQSMPQLQRAHLQQQQQQQQQQQQQQMHLRQQQLQQQSMQSAVKRPYDSSVNGVCARRLMQYLYHQRQRPSENTIAYWRKFVAEYYSPRAKERWCLSLYNNVGHHALGVFPQASMDAWQCDICGSKSGRGFEATFEVLPRLNDIKFGSGVIDELLFLELPREQRFPSGVMMLEYAKAVQESVYEQLRVVREGHLRIIFTQDLKILSWEFCARRHEELLPRRLVAPQVNQLVQVAQKCQSTIAESGSDGVSQQDLQTNSNMVLAAGRQLAKSLELQSLNDLGFSKRYVRCLQISEVVNSMKDLIDICREHKIGAIESLKNYPRFATAAKLQMQKMHEMEQLANVQGLPTDRNTINKLMAMNPSLNNPINNNPNMINRGGLSGSAQAALALNYQSLLMRQNSMNSSPGSIQREGSSSFNNANQSPSSAMQGATSPFIPGSMQNSPIGGFPSPHLPPQQQQQQPQQHLQQRSLSANSFMQQNHSQGSQGNQALQQQMIQQLLMSNNNGGVQSQSLSGPNANGSIAKNGLGFGGHSPSPSITGGSVNVSGNKGPVSRSNSFKSASNSDSSPAGGNNGFNPRTSDMPQNLHLQDVVPDIASDFTDSPFFSSDLDDNMGFGWKA, encoded by the exons ATGGCACCTTCTCGGGTGGCTGGAGGGTTAACCCAATCATCATCAGGTTCTGGAATTTTCTTTCAAGGAGATGGGCAGTCACAGAGTGTAGTCAACTCTCACATAAGCTCATCATTCGGTAACTCATCTAATGCGGTCCCTGGAGCTGGTCGTTCTCACCTGGGTCCAGTGTCTGGGGATATGAATAATGCAGTTTTGAACAGTGTGGCAAACTCAGCACCAAGTGTTGGAGCTAGCTCTTTAGTCACAGATGCAAATTCAGCATTCTCTGGTGGGCCCCATTTGCAGAGAAGTGCAAGCATTAACACAGACTCATACTTACGTTTACCTGCTTCGCCCATGTCATTTACATCAAATAATGTTAGTATTTCAGGGTCATCAGTTATGGATGGTTCCAGTGTAGTACAGCAGAGCTCTCACCAAGATCAGAATGTTCAACCATTGCAACAGAATCAGCAGCATGGTGCCTCTAGTGCTATGTCTATGCCTGGATCTCAAAGTGCCCCTTCCCCGCTTCCAATGGGTGCACAAATACCAGGATCTTTCATGCAAAATACGGATAATTTATCCCAGCTGTCCAAAAAACCTAGGCTGGATATTAAGCAGGAGGATTTAATGCAACAGCAGGTTATACAACAGCTTCTTCAAAGACAGGACACCATGCAATATCAGGGGCGTAATCCACAAATACAGGCTTTGATTCAGCAGCAGCAAAGACTGAGGCAACAACATATCCTTCAGTCAATGCCACAGTTACAGCGAGCACACttgcagcagcaacaacaacagcagcagcagcaacaacaacaacaaatgcATTTGAGGCAGCAGCAATTACAGCAACAATCAATGCAATCTGCAGTAAAGCGCCCGTATGACAGCAGCGTTAATGGAGTTTGTGCTCGCAGATTGATGCAATACCTctatcatcaaaggcaacgcccaAGT GAAAACACTATTGCCTATTGGAGAAAATTTGTGGCCGAGTATTACTCTCCTCGAGCAAAGGAACGGTGGTGCTTGTCTTTGTATAATAATGTTGGGCATCATGCACTCGGTGTTTTCCCTCAGGCATCTATG GATGCATGGCAGTGCGACATATGTGGTTCTAAATCTGGAAGGGGATTTG AGGCAACTTTTGAAGTGCTCCCTAGACTTAATGACATCAAATTTGGTAGTGGAGTAATTGACGAACTTCTCTTTTTGGAGTTGCCACGCGAACAAAGATTTCCTTCTGGTGTAATGATGTTAGAATATGCAAAAGCAGTTCAAGAGAGTGTATACGAGCAACTTCGTGTTGTTCGTGAGGGTCACCTGCGTATTATATTTACACAAGACCTTAAG ATATTATCTTGGGAGTTCTGTGCAAGGCGCCATGAAGAACTTCTTCCTAGAAGGTTGGTTGCACCACAG GTAAACCAGTTGGTCCAAGTAGCTCAAAAATGTCAGAGTACAATTGCTGAAAGTGGTTCAGATGGGGTTTCTCAGCAAGATCTGCAAACAAACAGCAATAT GGTTTTGGCTGCTGGCCGTCAACTTGCAAAGAGTCTGGAGTTGCAATCTCTAAATGATTTAGGTTTTTCCAAAAGATATGTAAGATGTTTGCAG ATATCTGAGGTTGTCAATTCCATGAAAGATCTGATAGATATCTGTCGGGAGCACAAAATTGGGGCAATTG AGAGCTTGAAAAATTATCCTCGTTTTGCAACCGCGGCTAAGCTCCAGATGCAAAAAATGCATGAGATGGAACAGCTAGCAAATGTTCAAGGTCTGCCAACTGATCGAAACACGATTAACAAACTAATGGCAATGAATCCTAGTTTGAACAACCCAATAAATAATAATCCTAATATGATAAATCGTGGTGGTTTGAGTGGATCAGCACAAGCTGCTCTGGCACTTAACTACCAGAGTCTTCTTATGAGGCAAAACTCGATGAATTCAAGCCCCGGCTCAATTCAGAGAGAAGGATCATCATCTTTCAACAATGCGAACCAGAGTCCGTCGTCAGCTATGCAAGGTGCTACCTCTCCCTTTATTCCAGGCTCaatgcagaattcaccaattggTGGTTTCCCAAGTCCCCATCTACCCCCGCAGCAGCAACAGCAGCAGCCGCAACAACACCTTCAACAGAGATCCTTAAGTGCAAATAGCTTCATGCAACAAAACCATTCACAGGGATCCCAAGGAAATCAAGCTCTACAGCAGCAGATGATCCAGCAACTGCTGATGTCAAATAACAATGGGGGAGTACAATCACAATCTCTTAGTGGACCCAATGCAAATGGGAGCATAGCAAAGAATGGGTTGGGTTTCGGAGGACACTCTCCGTCTCCTTCCATAACTGGAGGATCTGTCAATGTTTCAGGAAATAAAGGTCCGGTTTCAAGGAGCAATAGCTTCAAATCGGCCTCAAACAGTGATTCTTCTCCGGCTGGTGGCAACAATGGATTCAACCCAAGAACTTCGGATATGCCGCAGAATCTGCATTTGCAAGATGTGGTTCCAGATATTGCCAGTGATTTTACAGATAGCCCCTTCTTCAGTAGTGATCTGGATGATAACATGGGTTTTGGCTGGAAGGCATGA
- the LOC112802793 gene encoding probable transcriptional regulator SLK2 isoform X1 produces MAPSRVAGGLTQSSSSSGIFFQGDAQSHSVVNSPLNSPFINSSNAVPGTGLPNLGPVSGDMNNTILNSAANSAPSIGPSSLLTDANSAFAGGLHLPRSASINTDSYLRLPASPMSFTSNNVSISGSSVMDGSNVVQQSSHQDQNAQPLQQNQQQGASSVMSTPVSQIGPSPLQMGAQIPGSFMQDPNNLSQLSKKPRLDIKQEDLMQQQVIQQLLQRQDPMQFQGRNPQIQALMQQQQRLRQQHILQSMPQLQRAHLQQQQQQQQQMHLRQQQLQQQSMQPISAVKRPYDSSVNGVCARRLMQYLYHQRQRPIENTIAYWRKFVAEYYSPRARERWCLSLYNNVGHHALGVFPQASMDAWQCDICGSKSGRGFEATFEVLPRLSDIKFGSGVIDELLFLDLPREQRFPSGLMMLEYAKAVQESVYEQLRVVREGHLRIIFTQDLKILSWEFCAKRHEELLPRRLVAPQVNQLVQVAQKCQSTVAESGPDGVSQQDLQTNSNMVLAAGRQLAKSLELQSVNDLGFSKRYVRCLQISEVVNSMKDLMDICREHKIGPMESLKSYPRFATPAKLEKQKIHEMEQLANAQGLPTDRNTLNKLMALNPGLNNPINNNLNMGNRGALSGSAQAALTMSNYQNLLIRQNSMNSSPGSIQREGSSSFNNANQSPSSAMQVAAASAFIPGSMQNSAGFPSPHLPPQQRQQHLLQRSASANGLLQQNHSQGSQGNQALQQQMIQQLLMSNNNGGVQSQSLSGPNANGNIAKNGLSFGGHSPTPSITGGSINVSGNNGPVSRSNSFKVASNSDSSAAGGNNGINQRTPDMPQNILLQDVVPDIVSDFTDSPFFNSDLDDNMGFGWKA; encoded by the exons ATGGCACCTTCTCGGGTGGCTGGAGGATTGACCCAATCATCATCGAGTTCTGGAATTTTTTTTCAAGGAGATGCACAATCACATAGTGTAGTTAACTCTCCGTTAAACTCGCCATTCATTAACTCATCTAATGCGGTTCCTGGAACTGGTCTTCCAAACCTGGGTCCAGTGTCAGGGGATATGAACAATACAATTTTGAACAGTGCAGCAAACTCAGCTCCAAGTATTGGACCTAGCTCTTTACTCACAGATGCAAATTCAGCATTCGCTGGTGGGCTCCATTTGCCGAGAAGTGCAAGCATTAACACAGACTCATACTTACGGTTACCTGCTTCACCCATGTCATTTACATCAAATAATGTTAGTATTTCAGGGTCATCAGTTATGGATGGTTCGAATGTAGTACAACAGAGCTCTCACCAAGATCAGAATGCTCAACCATTGCAGCAGAATCAGCAGCAAGGAGCTTCTAGTGTTATGTCTACACCTGTGTCTCAAATTGGTCCTTCCCCACTTCAAATGGGTGCACAAATACCTGGATCTTTCATGCAAGATCCAAATAATTTATCTCAGCTGTCCAAAAAACCTAGGCTGGATATCAAGCAGGAGGATTTAATGCAACAGCAGGTGATACAGCAGCTTCTTCAGAGACAGGACCCCATGCAATTCCAGGGTCGTAATCCACAGATACAGGCCTTGATGCAACAGCAGCAAAGACTGAGGCAACAGCACATCCTTCAGTCAATGCCACAGTTACAGCGAGCACACTtacaacaacagcagcagcaacagcaACAAATGCACTTGAGGCAGCAGCAATTACAGCAACAATCAATGCAACCCATATCTGCGGTGAAGCGTCCGTATGACAGTAGCGTTAATGGTGTATGTGCTCGAAGATTAATGCAATACCTCTATCATCAAAGGCAACGACCAATT GAAAACACTATTGCTTATTGGAGAAAATTTGTGGCCGAGTATTACTCTCCTCGAGCAAGGGAACGGTGGTGCTTGTCTTTGTATAATAATGTTGGGCATCATGCACTAGGTGTTTTCCCTCAGGCATCTATG GATGCGTGGCAGTGTGACATATGTGGTTCTAAATCTGGAAGGGGATTTG AGGCAACTTTTGAAGTGCTCCCTAGACTTAGTGACATCAAATTTGGCAGTGGAGTTATCGATGaacttttatttttggatttgccACGCGAACAAAGATTTCCTTCTGGTTTAATGATGTTAGAATATGCAAAAGCGGTTCAAGAGAGTGTATACGAGCAGCTTCGTGTTGTTCGTGAAGGTCACCTCCGTATTATATTTACACAAGACCTGAAG ATATTATCTTGGGAGTTCTGTGCAAAGCGCCATGAAGAACTTCTTCCTAGAAGGTTGGTTGCACCACAG GTAAATCAGTTGGTTCAAGTAGCTCAAAAATGCCAGAGTACAGTTGCTGAAAGTGGTCCAGATGGGGTTTCTCAGCAAGATCTTCAAACAAACAGTAATAT GGTATTGGCTGCTGGGCGTCAACTTGCAAAGAGTCTCGAGTTGCAATCAGTAAATGACTTGGGTTTTTCCAAAAGATATGTAAGATGTTTGCAG ATTTCCGAGGTTGTTAATTCCATGAAAGATCTAATGGATATCTGTCGGGAGcacaaaattgggccaatgg AGAGCTTGAAAAGTTATCCTCGTTTTGCAACCCCGGCCAAGCTTGAGAAGCAAAAAATTCATGAGATGGAACAGCTAGCAAATGCTCAAGGTCTGCCAACCGATCGAAACACACTCAACAAACTGATGGCACTGAATCCTGGTCTGAACAACCCAATAAACAATAATCTTAATATGGGGAATCGTGGTGCTTTGAGTGGGTCAGCACAAGCTGCTCTCACAATGTCTAACTACCAGAATCTTCTCATTAGGCAAAACTCAATGAATTCAAGCCCTGGCTCAATTCAGCGAGAAGGATCGTCATCTTTCAACAATGCGAACCAGAGTCCCTCTTCAGCTATGCAAGTTGCCGCTGCCTCTGCTTTTATTCCAGGCTCAATGCAGAATTCAGCCGGTTTCCCAAGTCCCCATCTACCCCCACAGCAGCGGCAGCAACACCTTCTACAGCGTTCAGCAAGTGCGAATGGTTTACTGCAACAAAACCATTCACAGGGATCCCAAGGAAATCAAGCTCTACAGCAGCAGATGATCCAGCAACTGCTGATGTCAAATAACAATGGGGGAGTACAATCACAATCTCTTAGTGGACCCAATGCAAATGGGAACATAGCAAAGAATGGGTTGAGTTTTGGAGGCCACTCTCCTACTCCTTCCATAACCGGAGGATCTATCAATGTTTCAGGAAACAACGGCCCTGTTTCAAGGAGTAATAGCTTCAAAGTGGCCTCCAACAGTGATTCTTCTGCAGCGGGCGGCAACAATGGTATCAACCAGAGAACGCCAGATATGCCGCAAAATATCCTTTTGCAAGATGTGGTTCCGGATATTGTCAGTGATTTCACTGATAGTCCCTTCTTCAATAGTGATCTAGATGATAACATGGGTTTTGGCTGGAAGGCATAA
- the LOC112802792 gene encoding probable transcriptional regulator SLK2 isoform X2 has product MAPSRVAGGLTQSSSGSGIFFQGDGQSQSVVNSHISSSFGNSSNAVPGAGRSHLGPVSGDMNNAVLNSVANSAPSVGASSLVTDANSAFSGSSVMDGSSVVQQSSHQDQNVQPLQQNQQHGASSAMSMPGSQSAPSPLPMGAQIPGSFMQNTDNLSQLSKKPRLDIKQEDLMQQQVIQQLLQRQDTMQYQGRNPQIQALIQQQQRLRQQHILQSMPQLQRAHLQQQQQQQQQQQQQQMHLRQQQLQQQSMQSAVKRPYDSSVNGVCARRLMQYLYHQRQRPSENTIAYWRKFVAEYYSPRAKERWCLSLYNNVGHHALGVFPQASMDAWQCDICGSKSGRGFEATFEVLPRLNDIKFGSGVIDELLFLELPREQRFPSGVMMLEYAKAVQESVYEQLRVVREGHLRIIFTQDLKILSWEFCARRHEELLPRRLVAPQVNQLVQVAQKCQSTIAESGSDGVSQQDLQTNSNMVLAAGRQLAKSLELQSLNDLGFSKRYVRCLQISEVVNSMKDLIDICREHKIGAIESLKNYPRFATAAKLQMQKMHEMEQLANVQGLPTDRNTINKLMAMNPSLNNPINNNPNMINRGGLSGSAQAALALNYQSLLMRQNSMNSSPGSIQREGSSSFNNANQSPSSAMQGATSPFIPGSMQNSPIGGFPSPHLPPQQQQQQPQQHLQQRSLSANSFMQQNHSQGSQGNQALQQQMIQQLLMSNNNGGVQSQSLSGPNANGSIAKNGLGFGGHSPSPSITGGSVNVSGNKGPVSRSNSFKSASNSDSSPAGGNNGFNPRTSDMPQNLHLQDVVPDIASDFTDSPFFSSDLDDNMGFGWKA; this is encoded by the exons ATGGCACCTTCTCGGGTGGCTGGAGGGTTAACCCAATCATCATCAGGTTCTGGAATTTTCTTTCAAGGAGATGGGCAGTCACAGAGTGTAGTCAACTCTCACATAAGCTCATCATTCGGTAACTCATCTAATGCGGTCCCTGGAGCTGGTCGTTCTCACCTGGGTCCAGTGTCTGGGGATATGAATAATGCAGTTTTGAACAGTGTGGCAAACTCAGCACCAAGTGTTGGAGCTAGCTCTTTAGTCACAGATGCAAATTCAGCATTCTCTG GGTCATCAGTTATGGATGGTTCCAGTGTAGTACAGCAGAGCTCTCACCAAGATCAGAATGTTCAACCATTGCAACAGAATCAGCAGCATGGTGCCTCTAGTGCTATGTCTATGCCTGGATCTCAAAGTGCCCCTTCCCCGCTTCCAATGGGTGCACAAATACCAGGATCTTTCATGCAAAATACGGATAATTTATCCCAGCTGTCCAAAAAACCTAGGCTGGATATTAAGCAGGAGGATTTAATGCAACAGCAGGTTATACAACAGCTTCTTCAAAGACAGGACACCATGCAATATCAGGGGCGTAATCCACAAATACAGGCTTTGATTCAGCAGCAGCAAAGACTGAGGCAACAACATATCCTTCAGTCAATGCCACAGTTACAGCGAGCACACttgcagcagcaacaacaacagcagcagcagcaacaacaacaacaaatgcATTTGAGGCAGCAGCAATTACAGCAACAATCAATGCAATCTGCAGTAAAGCGCCCGTATGACAGCAGCGTTAATGGAGTTTGTGCTCGCAGATTGATGCAATACCTctatcatcaaaggcaacgcccaAGT GAAAACACTATTGCCTATTGGAGAAAATTTGTGGCCGAGTATTACTCTCCTCGAGCAAAGGAACGGTGGTGCTTGTCTTTGTATAATAATGTTGGGCATCATGCACTCGGTGTTTTCCCTCAGGCATCTATG GATGCATGGCAGTGCGACATATGTGGTTCTAAATCTGGAAGGGGATTTG AGGCAACTTTTGAAGTGCTCCCTAGACTTAATGACATCAAATTTGGTAGTGGAGTAATTGACGAACTTCTCTTTTTGGAGTTGCCACGCGAACAAAGATTTCCTTCTGGTGTAATGATGTTAGAATATGCAAAAGCAGTTCAAGAGAGTGTATACGAGCAACTTCGTGTTGTTCGTGAGGGTCACCTGCGTATTATATTTACACAAGACCTTAAG ATATTATCTTGGGAGTTCTGTGCAAGGCGCCATGAAGAACTTCTTCCTAGAAGGTTGGTTGCACCACAG GTAAACCAGTTGGTCCAAGTAGCTCAAAAATGTCAGAGTACAATTGCTGAAAGTGGTTCAGATGGGGTTTCTCAGCAAGATCTGCAAACAAACAGCAATAT GGTTTTGGCTGCTGGCCGTCAACTTGCAAAGAGTCTGGAGTTGCAATCTCTAAATGATTTAGGTTTTTCCAAAAGATATGTAAGATGTTTGCAG ATATCTGAGGTTGTCAATTCCATGAAAGATCTGATAGATATCTGTCGGGAGCACAAAATTGGGGCAATTG AGAGCTTGAAAAATTATCCTCGTTTTGCAACCGCGGCTAAGCTCCAGATGCAAAAAATGCATGAGATGGAACAGCTAGCAAATGTTCAAGGTCTGCCAACTGATCGAAACACGATTAACAAACTAATGGCAATGAATCCTAGTTTGAACAACCCAATAAATAATAATCCTAATATGATAAATCGTGGTGGTTTGAGTGGATCAGCACAAGCTGCTCTGGCACTTAACTACCAGAGTCTTCTTATGAGGCAAAACTCGATGAATTCAAGCCCCGGCTCAATTCAGAGAGAAGGATCATCATCTTTCAACAATGCGAACCAGAGTCCGTCGTCAGCTATGCAAGGTGCTACCTCTCCCTTTATTCCAGGCTCaatgcagaattcaccaattggTGGTTTCCCAAGTCCCCATCTACCCCCGCAGCAGCAACAGCAGCAGCCGCAACAACACCTTCAACAGAGATCCTTAAGTGCAAATAGCTTCATGCAACAAAACCATTCACAGGGATCCCAAGGAAATCAAGCTCTACAGCAGCAGATGATCCAGCAACTGCTGATGTCAAATAACAATGGGGGAGTACAATCACAATCTCTTAGTGGACCCAATGCAAATGGGAGCATAGCAAAGAATGGGTTGGGTTTCGGAGGACACTCTCCGTCTCCTTCCATAACTGGAGGATCTGTCAATGTTTCAGGAAATAAAGGTCCGGTTTCAAGGAGCAATAGCTTCAAATCGGCCTCAAACAGTGATTCTTCTCCGGCTGGTGGCAACAATGGATTCAACCCAAGAACTTCGGATATGCCGCAGAATCTGCATTTGCAAGATGTGGTTCCAGATATTGCCAGTGATTTTACAGATAGCCCCTTCTTCAGTAGTGATCTGGATGATAACATGGGTTTTGGCTGGAAGGCATGA
- the LOC112802793 gene encoding probable transcriptional regulator SLK2 isoform X2, which yields MAPSRVAGGLTQSSSSSGIFFQGDAQSHSVVNSPLNSPFINSSNAVPGTGLPNLGPVSGDMNNTILNSAANSAPSIGPSSLLTDANSAFAGGLHLPRSASINTDSYLRLPASPMSFTSNNVSISGSSVMDGSNVVQQSSHQDQNAQPLQQNQQQGASSVMSTPVSQIGPSPLQMGAQIPGSFMQDPNNLSQLSKKPRLDIKQEDLMQQQVIQQLLQRQDPMQFQGRNPQIQALMQQQQRLRQQHILQSMPQLQRAHLQQQQQQQQQMHLRQQQLQQQSMQPISAVKRPYDSSVNGVCARRLMQYLYHQRQRPIENTIAYWRKFVAEYYSPRARERWCLSLYNNVGHHALGVFPQASMDAWQCDICGSKSGRGFEATFEVLPRLSDIKFGSGVIDELLFLDLPREQRFPSGLMMLEYAKAVQESVYEQLRVVREGHLRIIFTQDLKILSWEFCAKRHEELLPRRLVAPQVNQLVQVAQKCQSTVAESGPDGVSQQDLQTNSNMVLAAGRQLAKSLELQSVNDLGFSKRYISEVVNSMKDLMDICREHKIGPMESLKSYPRFATPAKLEKQKIHEMEQLANAQGLPTDRNTLNKLMALNPGLNNPINNNLNMGNRGALSGSAQAALTMSNYQNLLIRQNSMNSSPGSIQREGSSSFNNANQSPSSAMQVAAASAFIPGSMQNSAGFPSPHLPPQQRQQHLLQRSASANGLLQQNHSQGSQGNQALQQQMIQQLLMSNNNGGVQSQSLSGPNANGNIAKNGLSFGGHSPTPSITGGSINVSGNNGPVSRSNSFKVASNSDSSAAGGNNGINQRTPDMPQNILLQDVVPDIVSDFTDSPFFNSDLDDNMGFGWKA from the exons ATGGCACCTTCTCGGGTGGCTGGAGGATTGACCCAATCATCATCGAGTTCTGGAATTTTTTTTCAAGGAGATGCACAATCACATAGTGTAGTTAACTCTCCGTTAAACTCGCCATTCATTAACTCATCTAATGCGGTTCCTGGAACTGGTCTTCCAAACCTGGGTCCAGTGTCAGGGGATATGAACAATACAATTTTGAACAGTGCAGCAAACTCAGCTCCAAGTATTGGACCTAGCTCTTTACTCACAGATGCAAATTCAGCATTCGCTGGTGGGCTCCATTTGCCGAGAAGTGCAAGCATTAACACAGACTCATACTTACGGTTACCTGCTTCACCCATGTCATTTACATCAAATAATGTTAGTATTTCAGGGTCATCAGTTATGGATGGTTCGAATGTAGTACAACAGAGCTCTCACCAAGATCAGAATGCTCAACCATTGCAGCAGAATCAGCAGCAAGGAGCTTCTAGTGTTATGTCTACACCTGTGTCTCAAATTGGTCCTTCCCCACTTCAAATGGGTGCACAAATACCTGGATCTTTCATGCAAGATCCAAATAATTTATCTCAGCTGTCCAAAAAACCTAGGCTGGATATCAAGCAGGAGGATTTAATGCAACAGCAGGTGATACAGCAGCTTCTTCAGAGACAGGACCCCATGCAATTCCAGGGTCGTAATCCACAGATACAGGCCTTGATGCAACAGCAGCAAAGACTGAGGCAACAGCACATCCTTCAGTCAATGCCACAGTTACAGCGAGCACACTtacaacaacagcagcagcaacagcaACAAATGCACTTGAGGCAGCAGCAATTACAGCAACAATCAATGCAACCCATATCTGCGGTGAAGCGTCCGTATGACAGTAGCGTTAATGGTGTATGTGCTCGAAGATTAATGCAATACCTCTATCATCAAAGGCAACGACCAATT GAAAACACTATTGCTTATTGGAGAAAATTTGTGGCCGAGTATTACTCTCCTCGAGCAAGGGAACGGTGGTGCTTGTCTTTGTATAATAATGTTGGGCATCATGCACTAGGTGTTTTCCCTCAGGCATCTATG GATGCGTGGCAGTGTGACATATGTGGTTCTAAATCTGGAAGGGGATTTG AGGCAACTTTTGAAGTGCTCCCTAGACTTAGTGACATCAAATTTGGCAGTGGAGTTATCGATGaacttttatttttggatttgccACGCGAACAAAGATTTCCTTCTGGTTTAATGATGTTAGAATATGCAAAAGCGGTTCAAGAGAGTGTATACGAGCAGCTTCGTGTTGTTCGTGAAGGTCACCTCCGTATTATATTTACACAAGACCTGAAG ATATTATCTTGGGAGTTCTGTGCAAAGCGCCATGAAGAACTTCTTCCTAGAAGGTTGGTTGCACCACAG GTAAATCAGTTGGTTCAAGTAGCTCAAAAATGCCAGAGTACAGTTGCTGAAAGTGGTCCAGATGGGGTTTCTCAGCAAGATCTTCAAACAAACAGTAATAT GGTATTGGCTGCTGGGCGTCAACTTGCAAAGAGTCTCGAGTTGCAATCAGTAAATGACTTGGGTTTTTCCAAAAGATAT ATTTCCGAGGTTGTTAATTCCATGAAAGATCTAATGGATATCTGTCGGGAGcacaaaattgggccaatgg AGAGCTTGAAAAGTTATCCTCGTTTTGCAACCCCGGCCAAGCTTGAGAAGCAAAAAATTCATGAGATGGAACAGCTAGCAAATGCTCAAGGTCTGCCAACCGATCGAAACACACTCAACAAACTGATGGCACTGAATCCTGGTCTGAACAACCCAATAAACAATAATCTTAATATGGGGAATCGTGGTGCTTTGAGTGGGTCAGCACAAGCTGCTCTCACAATGTCTAACTACCAGAATCTTCTCATTAGGCAAAACTCAATGAATTCAAGCCCTGGCTCAATTCAGCGAGAAGGATCGTCATCTTTCAACAATGCGAACCAGAGTCCCTCTTCAGCTATGCAAGTTGCCGCTGCCTCTGCTTTTATTCCAGGCTCAATGCAGAATTCAGCCGGTTTCCCAAGTCCCCATCTACCCCCACAGCAGCGGCAGCAACACCTTCTACAGCGTTCAGCAAGTGCGAATGGTTTACTGCAACAAAACCATTCACAGGGATCCCAAGGAAATCAAGCTCTACAGCAGCAGATGATCCAGCAACTGCTGATGTCAAATAACAATGGGGGAGTACAATCACAATCTCTTAGTGGACCCAATGCAAATGGGAACATAGCAAAGAATGGGTTGAGTTTTGGAGGCCACTCTCCTACTCCTTCCATAACCGGAGGATCTATCAATGTTTCAGGAAACAACGGCCCTGTTTCAAGGAGTAATAGCTTCAAAGTGGCCTCCAACAGTGATTCTTCTGCAGCGGGCGGCAACAATGGTATCAACCAGAGAACGCCAGATATGCCGCAAAATATCCTTTTGCAAGATGTGGTTCCGGATATTGTCAGTGATTTCACTGATAGTCCCTTCTTCAATAGTGATCTAGATGATAACATGGGTTTTGGCTGGAAGGCATAA